One segment of Thermovenabulum gondwanense DNA contains the following:
- a CDS encoding NifB/NifX family molybdenum-iron cluster-binding protein has product MKIAIATEGNMVSGHFGHCEVFTVFEVDENQNKILKKEIIKNPEHQPGFLPGYLAQFGINCIIAGGMGARAKELFEEYDIMTVTGISGQVDEVIQDFLKGNIIDKGSICNHGEGHHGGHCSH; this is encoded by the coding sequence GTGAAAATAGCGATTGCAACAGAAGGCAACATGGTTTCCGGCCACTTTGGTCACTGTGAGGTTTTTACCGTTTTTGAGGTAGATGAAAATCAAAACAAGATTCTCAAAAAGGAAATAATCAAAAACCCAGAACATCAACCGGGATTTTTACCGGGATATTTAGCACAATTCGGGATAAACTGCATAATCGCAGGAGGTATGGGAGCAAGGGCAAAAGAACTTTTTGAAGAATACGATATAATGACTGTAACGGGTATATCGGGACAGGTGGATGAAGTAATTCAAGATTTTCTAAAAGGAAATATAATTGACAAGGGCAGCATTTGTAATCACGGAGAGGGCCACCACGGAGGTCACTGTTCCCATTAA
- a CDS encoding ATP-binding protein: MIISIASGKGGTGKTTVAVNLALTLKDIIPVKLLDCDVEEPNAHLFLKPEFIEKDIVTLPIPQIDKKKCTLCGKCIKICAYHALARVGKKVLVFEELCHGCGGCSLLCPEGAITEINKEIGFVEKAIVKGIEFIRGTLTIGSALAPPVIKKVKSRISKDKLNIIDSPPGTSCPMINAVSGSDYCILVTEPTPFGLNDLKSAVESVRELEIPFGVIINRAGLGDKIIEDYLFEEKIPLLLKIPFNKLYAKSYANGNILIEDYPNLKQDFLQLWNFIEGRIKA; this comes from the coding sequence ATGATAATTTCTATAGCCAGCGGAAAAGGTGGCACGGGAAAAACAACGGTAGCTGTAAACCTTGCACTAACTTTAAAAGATATAATTCCAGTTAAATTATTAGACTGTGATGTGGAAGAACCCAATGCCCACCTTTTTCTTAAACCCGAATTCATTGAAAAAGATATCGTAACGCTTCCCATACCTCAAATAGATAAAAAAAAATGCACCCTATGCGGCAAATGCATAAAAATATGTGCATACCATGCTTTAGCCCGGGTGGGTAAAAAAGTTTTAGTATTTGAAGAGTTATGCCACGGATGTGGAGGTTGCAGCTTGTTATGCCCTGAAGGTGCGATAACCGAAATTAATAAAGAGATAGGTTTTGTAGAAAAAGCAATAGTAAAAGGTATCGAATTTATTAGAGGCACCCTTACAATCGGCTCGGCTTTAGCTCCTCCCGTAATAAAAAAAGTCAAAAGCAGAATTTCAAAAGATAAATTAAATATCATAGATTCTCCACCCGGTACATCCTGTCCCATGATTAATGCGGTATCTGGCAGCGATTACTGCATATTAGTAACCGAACCTACGCCTTTCGGTTTAAATGATTTAAAATCAGCCGTAGAATCCGTCAGAGAATTAGAAATCCCATTTGGAGTTATTATAAATAGGGCAGGCTTGGGTGATAAAATTATCGAAGATTATCTTTTTGAAGAAAAAATCCCGCTGCTTTTAAAAATCCCCTTTAATAAACTATATGCAAAAAGCTACGCAAATGGGAATATCCTTATAGAAGATTATCCAAACTTAAAGCAGGATTTTCTCCAATTATGGAATTTTATAGAGGGGCGTATTAAAGCATGA
- a CDS encoding ATP-binding protein: MNEIVILSGKGGTGKTTVTALLAALSANAVLADCDVDAANLHILLKPEIKETFEFLGSQKAQINSYKCKGCGQCEKVCRFSAIKDFKVNSIFCEGCRVCYNICPEKAIDMIDTLAGHWYISDTKYGPMVHAKLGAAEENSGKLVSVVKKAAREIAEKAGKIIITDGPPGIGCPVISSLSGANLVLIVTEPTASGFHDFERLLNLANNFNVTIKVVINKFDIAEKKAREIEKYCINKGIEVIGKIPFDEEIIKSISEGIPPVLYSSGLAVQALKGIALSLFNDFGK, encoded by the coding sequence ATGAATGAAATAGTAATATTAAGCGGAAAGGGTGGGACGGGGAAAACCACGGTAACGGCTTTATTGGCTGCTTTGTCTGCTAACGCTGTTTTAGCCGATTGTGATGTGGATGCTGCTAATTTACACATTCTTTTAAAACCTGAGATAAAAGAAACCTTTGAATTTTTGGGGAGCCAAAAAGCACAAATAAATAGCTATAAATGTAAAGGGTGTGGTCAATGCGAAAAAGTTTGCCGCTTCAGTGCTATCAAAGATTTTAAAGTGAATTCTATTTTTTGTGAGGGATGCAGGGTTTGTTATAATATTTGTCCTGAAAAAGCTATTGATATGATAGATACCCTTGCGGGCCACTGGTATATTTCTGATACAAAGTACGGACCAATGGTTCATGCCAAGCTTGGAGCTGCAGAGGAAAATTCGGGCAAACTGGTTTCAGTGGTTAAAAAGGCTGCAAGAGAAATAGCAGAAAAAGCAGGAAAAATTATAATAACAGATGGTCCACCGGGCATAGGATGCCCGGTGATTTCTTCCCTTTCTGGGGCTAATTTAGTATTGATTGTAACTGAACCTACTGCGTCAGGGTTTCATGATTTTGAAAGGTTATTAAATCTGGCAAATAATTTTAATGTAACTATCAAGGTAGTGATTAATAAGTTTGACATAGCGGAAAAAAAGGCTCGAGAAATAGAAAAATACTGTATTAATAAAGGAATTGAGGTTATAGGTAAAATCCCCTTTGACGAAGAAATAATAAAATCGATATCAGAAGGTATTCCACCTGTTCTATATTCATCTGGACTGGCTGTGCAAGCTTTAAAAGGTATAGCATTATCATTATTTAATGATTTTGGAAAATAG
- a CDS encoding iron-sulfur cluster assembly scaffold protein yields the protein MGIITDADGIGQYGDPSCGDFLRVYIKVKDGHLVDVKYN from the coding sequence ATAGGTATAATCACTGATGCTGATGGTATAGGACAATATGGTGACCCCTCTTGTGGCGATTTTTTAAGGGTTTATATAAAGGTAAAAGATGGGCATTTAGTAGATGTTAAATATAATTAA